One bacterium DNA segment encodes these proteins:
- the rfbA gene encoding glucose-1-phosphate thymidylyltransferase RfbA gives MKGILLAGGSGTRLAPATNGVSKQLLPVYDKPMVYYPLSSLMLAGIRDILLISTPWDTPIFERMLGDGSQFGVRIQYRVQDKPEGIAQAFLIAADWIDGDPVALALGDNIFYGHGFPDSIRRAATQDAGATVIGYRVHDPERYGVIEFGDDGSVLSIEEKPETPRSNYAVAGLYFYDEQVVDIARGLTPSPRGELEITDVNLAYLERGSLKVELLGRGVAWLDTGTHEALLQAANFIEAVQQRQGLLISCPEEIGWRNGWIENDQLRSQASALSKNEYGEYLLRLLDES, from the coding sequence ATGAAGGGCATCCTCCTCGCCGGCGGTTCGGGAACGCGCCTGGCCCCCGCGACCAACGGCGTCTCCAAGCAGCTCCTCCCGGTCTACGACAAGCCGATGGTCTACTACCCGCTGTCCTCGCTGATGCTGGCGGGCATCCGGGACATCCTCCTGATCTCGACGCCCTGGGACACGCCGATCTTCGAGCGCATGCTCGGCGACGGCAGCCAGTTCGGCGTCCGGATCCAGTACCGGGTCCAGGACAAGCCGGAGGGCATCGCCCAGGCCTTCCTGATCGCGGCGGACTGGATCGACGGCGATCCGGTCGCCCTCGCCCTCGGCGACAACATCTTCTACGGCCACGGTTTCCCCGATTCGATCCGCCGCGCCGCGACCCAGGACGCCGGCGCGACCGTCATCGGCTACCGGGTCCACGACCCCGAGCGCTACGGCGTGATCGAGTTCGGCGACGACGGCAGCGTGCTCTCGATCGAGGAGAAGCCCGAGACCCCCCGCTCGAACTACGCGGTCGCCGGCCTCTACTTCTACGACGAACAGGTCGTCGACATCGCCCGCGGCCTGACCCCGTCCCCCCGCGGCGAGCTCGAGATCACCGACGTCAACCTGGCCTACCTCGAACGCGGCTCGCTCAAGGTCGAGCTGCTCGGCCGCGGCGTCGCCTGGCTCGACACCGGAACCCACGAAGCGCTCCTCCAGGCGGCGAACTTCATCGAAGCCGTCCAGCAGCGTCAGGGCCTGCTCATCTCCTGTCCCGAGGAGATCGGGTGGCGCAACGGCTGGATCGAGAACGATCAGCTCCGCAGCCAGGCGAGCGCGCTCTCGAAGAACGAGTACGGCGAGTACCTGCTTCGCCTCCTCGACGAGAGCTAG
- the rfbB gene encoding dTDP-glucose 4,6-dehydratase produces MISQTWLVTGGAGFIGSNFVRWALEHRPDVRIVVLDKLTYAGSLENLRDLPDPDRYVFLHGDIARTDDVVAAFADHAPTAILNFAAESHVDRSIDGPRAFVDTNIGGTFELLEAARARFAELPPEDREHFRFLHVSTDEVYGTLGAEGYFTEETPYAPNSPYSASKAGADLLVRAYHKTYGLPTLTTNCSNNYGPYQFPEKLIPLMVLNTLEGKPLPIYGDGGNVRDWIFVTDHCEGIVRALEDGTPGEQYAFGGNSERSNLQVVDALCDAIEHLRPAAANEAMKRQGLDDYRELKSFVEDRPGHDRRYAIDASKSLRELGWRPGHTFEEAIAETVAWYLDNEAWRLAIQEEGDARARQGLSAETKGAAEGDQA; encoded by the coding sequence ATGATTTCGCAGACCTGGCTCGTGACGGGTGGAGCGGGCTTCATCGGCTCCAATTTCGTCCGTTGGGCCCTCGAGCACCGTCCCGACGTCCGGATCGTCGTGCTCGACAAGCTGACCTACGCGGGCAGCCTCGAGAACCTCCGCGACCTGCCCGACCCGGATCGATACGTCTTCCTGCACGGCGACATTGCGCGGACCGACGACGTCGTCGCCGCCTTCGCCGACCACGCCCCGACGGCGATCCTCAACTTCGCCGCGGAGAGCCACGTCGATCGCTCGATCGATGGCCCGCGCGCGTTCGTCGACACGAACATCGGCGGGACCTTCGAGCTCCTCGAGGCCGCGCGCGCCCGCTTCGCCGAGCTCCCGCCCGAAGACCGGGAGCACTTCCGCTTCCTGCACGTCTCCACCGACGAGGTCTACGGGACCCTCGGCGCCGAGGGCTACTTCACCGAGGAGACGCCCTACGCACCCAACTCGCCCTACTCGGCCTCCAAGGCCGGCGCCGATCTGCTGGTGCGCGCCTATCACAAGACCTACGGCCTCCCGACGCTCACGACGAACTGCTCGAACAACTACGGGCCCTACCAGTTCCCCGAGAAGCTGATTCCCCTCATGGTGTTGAACACGCTCGAGGGGAAGCCGCTCCCGATCTACGGCGACGGCGGCAACGTGCGCGACTGGATCTTCGTGACCGACCACTGCGAAGGGATCGTGCGCGCGCTCGAGGACGGCACGCCCGGAGAGCAGTACGCCTTCGGTGGGAACAGCGAGCGCTCGAACCTGCAGGTCGTCGACGCGCTGTGCGACGCGATCGAGCACCTGCGACCCGCGGCGGCCAACGAAGCGATGAAGCGGCAGGGTCTCGACGACTACCGCGAGCTCAAGAGCTTCGTGGAAGACCGCCCCGGCCACGACCGGCGCTATGCGATCGATGCGAGCAAGTCGCTCCGCGAGCTCGGCTGGCGCCCCGGCCACACCTTCGAGGAGGCGATCGCCGAGACCGTCGCCTGGTACCTCGACAACGAGGCCTGGCGGCTCGCGATCCAGGAGGAAGGCGACGCGCGCGCACGACAGGGCCTTTCCGCCGAAACGAAGGGCGCCGCGGAAGGAGACCAGGCATGA
- a CDS encoding sugar transferase: protein MLRNNGKITSSLLMSMDVVVSTVICLGLLYWTDLSGMSDPLAEAGGSTLLLAVTACLVWPFTFQQLDVYASVRTLGPWDVARRLLVSGCVVATILGAVAFASDVPISREFPFVCAAAQGAALSFMRFAVYTTLRTARRVGRNTRNVLIVGTGARAAQIKRSIESHPQWGLCVLGFVDDVDSAIDRSLFDAKIFRVSEMDTVLTEMVVDRVLIAVPRSMLGSIAPVLSACSSTGVPITLMTDLFGDYLPTPYVGNFGSRPSLEFAMAHHNSFLLSVKRAVDVLGAAAAVVVSAPLIGLAALAIKLEDGGPIFFRQTRCGLYGRRFSMIKLRTMCVDAEARKADLVEMNEMDGPVFKVKLDPRITKVGAFLRRYSLDELPQFWNVLSGDMSLVGPRPPVPEEVVHYEISERRRLSMRPGITCIWQVGGRNEIGFEEWVKLDLEYIDHWSLGLDAKILFQTIPAVLLARGAS, encoded by the coding sequence ATGCTGAGGAACAACGGCAAGATCACTTCGTCGCTGCTGATGTCGATGGACGTCGTGGTCAGTACGGTGATCTGCCTCGGCTTGCTCTACTGGACCGATCTCTCTGGCATGAGCGATCCGCTCGCAGAGGCGGGAGGCTCGACGCTTCTCCTCGCGGTCACGGCCTGTCTCGTCTGGCCGTTCACGTTCCAGCAGCTCGATGTCTACGCCTCGGTTCGGACGCTCGGGCCCTGGGACGTCGCCCGTCGGCTGCTGGTTTCCGGCTGCGTCGTCGCGACGATCCTCGGAGCCGTCGCCTTCGCGAGTGACGTGCCGATCTCGCGCGAGTTCCCGTTCGTCTGCGCTGCGGCGCAGGGGGCGGCGCTCTCGTTCATGCGCTTCGCCGTCTACACGACGCTGCGGACGGCGCGTCGCGTCGGACGCAACACGCGAAACGTGCTGATCGTGGGGACGGGCGCGCGCGCGGCGCAGATCAAGCGAAGCATCGAATCCCACCCCCAATGGGGATTGTGCGTTCTGGGCTTCGTCGACGACGTCGACTCCGCGATCGATCGAAGTCTCTTCGATGCGAAGATCTTCCGGGTCTCGGAGATGGACACGGTGCTGACGGAGATGGTCGTCGATCGCGTCCTGATCGCCGTTCCGCGCTCGATGCTCGGCTCGATCGCCCCGGTCCTGTCCGCCTGCAGCAGCACCGGCGTGCCGATCACCTTGATGACGGATCTCTTCGGCGACTACCTGCCGACGCCCTACGTCGGCAACTTCGGGTCCCGGCCGTCCCTCGAGTTCGCCATGGCCCACCACAACTCGTTCCTGCTGAGCGTCAAGCGCGCGGTGGACGTCCTGGGCGCCGCGGCCGCCGTCGTGGTCAGCGCGCCGCTGATCGGGCTCGCTGCCCTCGCGATCAAGCTGGAAGACGGTGGCCCCATCTTCTTCCGTCAGACGCGCTGCGGCCTCTACGGACGCCGCTTCTCGATGATCAAGCTTCGCACGATGTGCGTGGACGCCGAGGCGCGGAAGGCGGACCTCGTCGAGATGAACGAGATGGACGGTCCTGTCTTCAAGGTCAAGCTCGACCCCCGCATCACCAAGGTCGGTGCGTTCCTGCGCCGCTACAGCCTCGACGAGCTTCCGCAGTTCTGGAACGTCCTCTCCGGCGACATGAGTCTGGTCGGGCCGCGTCCCCCGGTTCCGGAGGAAGTGGTCCACTACGAGATCTCCGAGCGACGCCGTCTTTCGATGCGTCCGGGGATCACCTGCATCTGGCAGGTCGGTGGGCGGAACGAGATCGGCTTCGAGGAGTGGGTGAAGCTCGATCTGGAATACATCGATCACTGGTCACTGGGCCTGGACGCGAAGATCCTCTTTCAGACGATCCCCGCCGTCCTCCTGGCTCGCGGCGCTTCCTGA
- a CDS encoding FAD-dependent monooxygenase — MKSELRVLVVGAGLAGLALCHALSRRGIAVDLVERDPVPRPGTGILLAGNAMRALDEMGIGREVRRAGRVVSEFRFATAEGDALFEVAVPGAWPDFVSIERKVLRALLVEAIAPIVPRNGCVIERFVPHADGVRIVDGEGRSADYGLVVGADGVHSQVAVDLLGDAPTKPIPGRIGWRFVADCPAGLEHPLYQVGNARTFLLHPLPNGRVYCGAGPVPSHCVPEGADPRIALRTAFQDFGGPVSRVIHGLDSISNPEQSIIPTHYWQIDRARWSKARVVLVGDAAHACVPTLAQGAAMAFEDAQVLSAALARGDSVEHALAEFEEGRRARVREAQSASLQRLQRTVELDDRQLMIRDRVLARVGKEQLERAWANLATSGPWDAGDPAVHPTSG; from the coding sequence ATGAAGAGCGAGCTTCGGGTTCTCGTCGTCGGCGCCGGTCTGGCGGGATTGGCGCTCTGCCATGCGCTGTCACGCCGCGGGATCGCCGTCGATCTCGTCGAGCGCGATCCGGTTCCGCGGCCGGGGACGGGCATCCTCCTGGCCGGAAACGCGATGCGGGCCCTCGACGAGATGGGCATCGGGCGCGAGGTCCGACGGGCGGGGCGGGTCGTCTCCGAATTCCGCTTCGCCACGGCCGAAGGCGATGCCCTCTTCGAGGTCGCCGTCCCGGGCGCCTGGCCGGATTTCGTGTCGATCGAGCGGAAGGTGCTGCGCGCGCTCCTCGTCGAGGCCATCGCTCCGATCGTTCCGCGGAACGGATGTGTGATCGAGCGCTTCGTTCCGCACGCCGACGGCGTGCGCATCGTCGACGGCGAAGGCAGGAGCGCGGACTACGGATTGGTGGTGGGGGCCGACGGCGTGCACTCGCAGGTCGCTGTCGACCTCCTGGGCGACGCGCCGACGAAGCCGATCCCGGGACGGATCGGATGGCGATTCGTGGCCGACTGTCCCGCCGGCCTCGAACATCCCCTCTATCAGGTCGGCAACGCCCGAACCTTCCTGCTCCATCCCTTGCCGAACGGGCGGGTCTACTGCGGCGCCGGCCCGGTTCCGAGTCATTGCGTCCCCGAGGGCGCCGATCCCCGAATCGCACTTCGGACCGCGTTCCAGGACTTCGGGGGGCCCGTCTCGCGCGTGATCCACGGGCTCGATTCGATCTCGAACCCCGAGCAGTCGATCATCCCCACCCACTACTGGCAGATCGATCGCGCGCGATGGTCGAAGGCGCGTGTCGTCCTCGTCGGGGATGCCGCCCACGCCTGCGTGCCGACGCTCGCCCAGGGAGCCGCCATGGCCTTCGAAGACGCGCAGGTGCTGAGCGCCGCTCTGGCGCGCGGGGACAGCGTCGAGCACGCGCTCGCGGAGTTCGAAGAGGGTCGGCGTGCTCGCGTTCGAGAGGCCCAGTCGGCTTCGCTCCAGCGCCTTCAGAGGACCGTGGAGCTGGACGATAGACAGTTGATGATTCGGGACCGGGTGCTCGCTCGCGTCGGCAAGGAACAGCTCGAGCGTGCCTGGGCCAACCTCGCGACGAGCGGCCCCTGGGATGCGGGTGACCCAGCCGTGCACCCAACGTCCGGATGA
- a CDS encoding amino acid adenylation domain-containing protein yields MIKLVQEYFSGSARRSPDHPAVVCRDESVTYGELDRQTNAWARDLQARGLRRGEFVVFFMKKGIPSIRSILTILKTDCAYVPVDVTSPPGRLADILETTGARFVLVDTKSEGILRDALGDDAAIEIVNVEGEPSGAPEPLTYRNLSIDIAYVLFTSGSTGKPKGVMISHQMILDYIDWCVETYDIRPTDRVANHAPLYFDNSTFDLYTSFKSGATLYLVHDALNTIMVKLIPWLDKNEISVFFCVPSVLNILLKSGKLAPGQFSKMRHVLAAGEALPPAVLGQWMDLYPHVQYTNMYGPTEITVDCTFHVVPERPAPDATHVPIGKPRENMEIFVAREDGTHSLEPGTEGELLVRGKSVSYGYLGDAEKTKAAFVQNPMHDRFHDPVYRTGDLVRVADDGGLLFLGRLDHQIKYMGNRIELGEIESALVALDGVRDGVVVFNDSPVVEEKCIGALVCLGDGADKEAVVAELRKRVPSYMVPRKVVVADAIPLTPNGKADRKATFGLVFED; encoded by the coding sequence ATGATCAAGCTCGTGCAGGAGTATTTCTCGGGCTCGGCCCGGCGCTCGCCGGACCATCCTGCGGTCGTCTGTCGCGACGAGAGCGTGACCTACGGCGAGCTCGATCGACAGACGAACGCCTGGGCGCGCGATCTCCAGGCCCGTGGTCTCCGGCGCGGCGAGTTCGTCGTCTTCTTCATGAAGAAGGGGATCCCGTCGATCCGGTCGATCCTCACGATCCTGAAGACGGACTGTGCCTATGTCCCGGTCGACGTGACGAGCCCGCCGGGACGGCTCGCGGACATCCTCGAGACGACCGGCGCGCGCTTCGTCCTCGTGGACACGAAGAGCGAAGGCATCCTCCGCGACGCGCTGGGAGACGACGCCGCGATCGAGATCGTGAACGTGGAGGGCGAGCCGTCGGGGGCGCCGGAGCCGCTCACGTATCGCAATCTCTCGATCGACATCGCCTACGTGCTCTTCACCAGCGGCTCCACGGGCAAGCCCAAGGGCGTGATGATCAGTCACCAGATGATTCTCGACTACATCGACTGGTGCGTCGAAACCTACGACATCCGGCCGACGGACCGGGTCGCGAATCACGCCCCCCTCTACTTCGACAACTCGACGTTCGATCTCTACACGTCGTTCAAGTCGGGCGCGACCCTCTATCTGGTTCACGACGCGCTGAACACGATCATGGTCAAGCTGATCCCCTGGCTCGACAAGAACGAGATCAGCGTGTTCTTCTGCGTTCCGAGCGTGCTGAACATCCTGCTGAAGTCGGGGAAGCTCGCGCCCGGACAGTTCTCGAAGATGCGCCACGTGCTGGCCGCCGGCGAGGCCCTGCCGCCCGCCGTGCTGGGCCAGTGGATGGATCTCTATCCGCACGTGCAGTACACGAACATGTACGGCCCGACCGAGATCACCGTCGACTGCACCTTCCACGTCGTGCCAGAGCGTCCGGCACCCGACGCGACCCACGTTCCGATCGGGAAGCCCCGCGAGAACATGGAGATCTTCGTGGCGCGCGAAGACGGGACGCACAGCCTCGAGCCCGGCACCGAGGGAGAGTTGCTCGTGCGGGGGAAGTCCGTCTCGTACGGATATCTGGGAGACGCCGAGAAGACGAAGGCCGCGTTCGTGCAGAATCCGATGCACGACCGGTTCCACGATCCGGTCTATCGGACGGGTGACCTCGTGCGGGTCGCCGACGACGGAGGGTTGCTCTTCCTGGGCCGTCTCGACCATCAGATCAAGTACATGGGCAATCGGATCGAGCTCGGCGAGATCGAGTCCGCCCTCGTCGCGCTCGACGGCGTTCGCGACGGCGTCGTCGTGTTCAACGACAGCCCCGTCGTCGAAGAAAAGTGCATCGGCGCGCTCGTCTGCCTCGGCGACGGAGCCGACAAGGAAGCCGTCGTCGCAGAGCTGCGGAAGCGCGTGCCGAGCTACATGGTTCCGCGCAAGGTCGTCGTCGCGGACGCGATTCCGCTGACGCCCAATGGCAAGGCGGATCGCAAGGCGACCTTCGGGCTCGTCTTCGAGGACTGA
- a CDS encoding acyl carrier protein has protein sequence MTEPEIKTKLRDWILEHAKDRPAELLDDTPILEHGILSSLEVVELILFVEHLLGDEVDTDDLDADSIRDVNAIYETFFTVDA, from the coding sequence ATGACCGAGCCCGAAATCAAGACGAAGCTTCGCGACTGGATCCTCGAGCACGCCAAGGACCGGCCCGCCGAGCTCCTCGACGACACCCCGATCCTCGAGCACGGCATCCTGTCGTCCCTCGAGGTCGTCGAGCTGATCCTCTTCGTCGAGCATCTCCTCGGTGACGAGGTCGACACCGACGACCTCGACGCGGATTCGATTCGCGACGTGAACGCGATCTACGAGACGTTCTTCACCGTCGACGCCTGA
- a CDS encoding diiron oxygenase, with amino-acid sequence MSKVQTVAQQMTRASQKFFYDPSTVLDFPEALDPDGWAMSPELVSLYDTPIWHEMTEEEQKRLAFYECCGFFSLILNGERPLLEGMSHRMYVNEKDLAVTEYMHHFMDEENKHMMMFSGFLRRYLGRVYPEKKISFAREMPKGGEDLSFLLKVLVVEELSDYYNVVMGADERLDQICRDINRVHHVDEARHIRFGRAYLKSKWDEITAEWNEEELEDFRSWLLDYINASWRDFLNPSVYRDAGIKDTYAAREAALKSEVCREHRQRASEKFLTNLVDSGILTAMPVLD; translated from the coding sequence ATGTCCAAGGTACAGACCGTCGCGCAGCAGATGACGCGGGCCTCTCAGAAATTCTTCTACGACCCCTCCACCGTTCTCGATTTTCCGGAGGCGCTCGATCCCGACGGGTGGGCGATGAGTCCCGAGCTCGTCTCGCTCTACGACACGCCGATCTGGCACGAGATGACCGAGGAAGAGCAGAAGCGCCTCGCCTTCTACGAGTGCTGTGGATTCTTCAGCCTGATCCTGAACGGGGAGCGCCCCCTGCTCGAGGGCATGAGCCATCGCATGTACGTGAACGAGAAGGATCTCGCGGTTACCGAGTACATGCATCACTTCATGGACGAAGAGAACAAGCACATGATGATGTTCTCGGGATTCCTGCGGCGCTATCTGGGCCGCGTCTACCCGGAGAAGAAGATCTCGTTCGCGCGCGAGATGCCGAAGGGGGGCGAAGATCTCTCGTTCCTCCTCAAGGTGCTCGTCGTCGAGGAGCTCTCGGACTACTACAACGTCGTGATGGGCGCCGACGAGCGACTCGACCAGATCTGCCGGGACATCAATCGCGTGCACCACGTCGACGAGGCCCGCCACATCCGATTCGGGCGCGCCTACCTGAAGTCGAAGTGGGACGAGATCACGGCGGAATGGAACGAGGAAGAGCTCGAGGACTTCCGGTCCTGGCTCCTGGACTACATCAACGCCAGCTGGCGTGACTTCCTCAACCCCTCCGTCTACCGCGACGCCGGAATCAAGGACACCTACGCCGCGCGCGAGGCGGCGCTCAAGTCCGAGGTCTGCCGAGAACACCGACAGCGCGCCTCCGAGAAGTTCCTCACCAATCTCGTCGACTCCGGCATCCTGACCGCGATGCCGGTCCTCGACTGA
- a CDS encoding DUF2334 domain-containing protein, whose translation MQSTTVFFRDDDVGELTDPLRSVLEILLEAEVPCHYQVVPSYLDAAAADALRKLQSERADLLFLDQHGCTHSQIVDGQPRASEFDGDRPYDDQFDAISTGRDRLKEMLGESFSGRVFTPPCHKYDAQTLRALGDAGFDTLSAGLRADGPSRLYYAVGRRLGRVKLLGKRVSYHGRRMPDARLVEVSVSLDVHEDVDASGRRIDKDSEQLWQEFEWLRRRLPAVGIMLHHQACDTPAKVGALRAFVARLRADAGVRFGRLGALAAGAA comes from the coding sequence ATGCAATCGACCACGGTCTTCTTCAGGGATGACGATGTCGGCGAGCTGACCGATCCACTCCGGAGTGTCCTCGAGATCCTCCTCGAGGCGGAGGTGCCGTGTCACTACCAGGTCGTGCCCAGCTACCTGGACGCGGCAGCCGCCGACGCGCTTCGCAAGCTCCAGTCGGAGCGCGCCGATCTCCTCTTCCTGGACCAGCACGGTTGCACGCACTCGCAGATCGTCGACGGCCAGCCGCGTGCCAGCGAATTCGATGGCGACCGGCCCTACGACGATCAGTTCGATGCAATCTCGACAGGGCGTGACCGGCTGAAGGAGATGCTGGGCGAAAGCTTCTCCGGGCGCGTCTTCACGCCCCCTTGCCACAAATACGACGCGCAGACCCTGCGCGCGCTGGGCGACGCAGGCTTCGACACGCTCTCCGCGGGTCTTCGGGCCGACGGGCCCTCGCGTCTCTACTACGCCGTGGGCCGGCGCCTGGGGCGCGTGAAGCTGCTGGGAAAGCGCGTGTCCTACCACGGTCGTCGGATGCCGGACGCGCGCCTCGTCGAGGTCTCGGTCTCGCTCGACGTCCACGAGGACGTCGACGCCTCGGGGCGTCGGATCGACAAGGATTCCGAGCAGCTCTGGCAGGAGTTCGAATGGCTCCGACGCCGCCTTCCCGCGGTGGGCATCATGCTCCACCACCAGGCTTGCGACACGCCCGCGAAGGTCGGAGCCCTTCGGGCATTCGTGGCGCGACTCCGCGCCGACGCAGGGGTCCGATTCGGACGGCTCGGCGCGCTGGCGGCGGGGGCCGCATGA
- a CDS encoding glycosyltransferase family 4 protein, whose product MKIAYMTPQYPKVSHTFIRREIVALETRGHTVVRLTIRKSDLDVVVDPADRAELERTIVVLAGSAKLLSAVLMVLATRPLRAVAVAANALRVGLRSGSGLVRPVAYFVEACRLVRLCAEEEVQHVHVHFGTNAATVAMLAHRLGGPTFSVAIHGPDEWDAPERHLIADKIREGAFTTVISAYARAQAQRWSRPEDWPRLHEVHCTVDEAFFEAASPIEDDPEIRFVCVGRLTPQKGPHLLVDAFARLIEEGTNARLVLAGDGELRDEVEARIASHSLGDRVRITGWISEAEVRRELAAAHCLVLPSSAEGLPVVIMEAFALGRPVLSTFVAGIPELVRPGENGWLVPAGDVDALVSTMREIVKTPVDELRRRGEEGARAVRDRHTAATEGPKVDALIRAGRGEGS is encoded by the coding sequence ATGAAGATCGCGTACATGACCCCGCAGTATCCGAAGGTGAGCCACACCTTCATTCGTCGCGAGATCGTCGCGCTCGAGACGAGGGGCCATACGGTCGTCCGACTCACGATCCGCAAGAGCGACCTCGACGTCGTCGTCGATCCGGCTGATCGCGCCGAGCTCGAACGCACGATCGTCGTGCTCGCGGGGTCGGCGAAGCTCCTCTCCGCCGTCCTGATGGTGCTCGCGACGAGACCGCTGCGCGCCGTCGCGGTCGCTGCGAACGCGCTCCGCGTCGGACTGCGAAGCGGGAGCGGCCTGGTTCGCCCCGTCGCCTACTTCGTCGAAGCCTGTCGTCTGGTGCGGCTGTGCGCCGAGGAAGAGGTCCAGCACGTTCACGTCCATTTCGGGACGAACGCCGCGACGGTCGCCATGCTGGCCCATCGCCTCGGCGGCCCGACCTTCAGCGTCGCGATTCACGGGCCGGACGAATGGGACGCGCCCGAGCGTCATCTGATCGCCGACAAGATCCGGGAGGGCGCGTTCACGACCGTGATCTCGGCCTACGCGCGAGCGCAGGCGCAGCGCTGGTCGCGGCCCGAGGACTGGCCGCGCCTGCACGAGGTGCATTGCACGGTCGACGAGGCCTTCTTCGAGGCTGCATCGCCGATCGAGGACGATCCGGAGATTCGATTCGTCTGCGTCGGGCGACTCACGCCGCAGAAGGGGCCGCACCTGCTGGTGGATGCCTTTGCACGACTCATCGAGGAGGGCACCAACGCCCGACTCGTCCTGGCGGGCGACGGCGAGCTGCGTGACGAGGTCGAGGCGCGGATCGCGAGTCACTCACTGGGGGACCGCGTCCGGATCACCGGCTGGATCAGCGAGGCGGAGGTCCGGCGTGAGCTCGCGGCAGCCCATTGTCTGGTTCTGCCGAGCTCCGCCGAGGGGCTTCCCGTGGTCATCATGGAGGCGTTCGCGCTCGGGCGTCCCGTGCTCTCGACCTTCGTGGCGGGCATTCCCGAGTTGGTTCGCCCCGGCGAGAACGGCTGGCTCGTTCCGGCCGGCGATGTCGACGCGCTGGTGTCGACCATGCGTGAGATCGTGAAGACGCCCGTGGACGAGCTTCGCCGGCGAGGCGAGGAGGGAGCGCGGGCGGTTCGCGATCGGCACACCGCCGCCACCGAGGGGCCCAAGGTCGACGCGCTGATCCGCGCGGGTCGAGGCGAGGGCAGCTGA